GTGGGGCTGAAGAGCTGGTCGTCGGCGTTCTGAAAGAGCAGTCCAACGCGGCGGCGCAGGGCAGCGAAATCGTTTTCGGTACACGCCTCGCTGCCATTGAAGAACACTCGACCGGCTTGGGGCTTGAGCAGACCCATGAGCGCGAGGAAAAATGTCGTTTTGCCCGCGCCGTTGTGGCCCACGAGTCCGATCCGCTCGCCAGGTCGCAGGATGAAATCCAGGCCGTCCATGAGCCTTTCGCGGCCGGGATAGGCGAAGGTCAGCCCTTGGGCTTCAAGGATTGGGGGGGGCGCGGAATTGGCTTCGTTCATGCGAGGTCCATATAGAGCATGGTCGTCACGGCCACAAGGGCCAGCAGGCCGAAGGCCGCGTCGGCCTGTCCTGGCCTTGGCGAGTCCAGGCCCCGGAACACGCCGTCAAAGCCGCGGCAGAGCATGGCCTGGTAGACGCGCTCGGAGCGGTCCAGGCTACGCACCAGGACCATGCCTAGCAGATGAGCGTAGGTGCGATAGGTGTGCAGGTCGGTCCTGGGTCGGAATCCGCGCACGGCCGCGGCCGTGCGCAAGCGGTGATACTCCTCTCCGAGCACGAAGAGGTAGCGGTAGCTGAACGCGACGAGCTGGGCCAGATTCCTGGGCAGCCCCAGACCGGATAATGCGCGGCTTACAGCCGGCACGCCCATGGCCGAGGCCAGGGCCATGAAGGCCAGCAGGATGGCGTTGGCCTTGAGCGTGACGAGCAGTGCCATGGCCAAGCCCTGGCGGGTGGCTGCGAGCGGTCCCAGGCTCCAGATTGGTTCGCCTGGCGTGCTGAAGGGCAGAAAGAGCCACAGAAAGGCCACGAAGCCGTTGACCAGCAGCAGCCGCTTGAGAACCGGCGGCAGGCTCAGTCCCGACAAGGCCAATAGCAACAGGCCGCAGGCCAGGGCGGCAAGGGCGGCTGGAATGTGCGTCAGCACGGCCGCTGTGACGGAGAACCCGATCGCGGCAGCCAGCCGCATGCGCGGGTCCAGGCGAGAAAGCAGCCCGCCATGGGCCGTAAGGGGCTCGGAGATCACTTCTTCTTCCTGGCGGCAAGCCAAGCGCCTATGCCGGCCAGACCCACGAGCCAACCGATGCCGCCGACGATCTCGGGCACGGACGGGCCGGCTTGCATCTGCTCGGCGAGCATGCGCGTCACGGGCGCGAGCTTGCGTTCAAGGGCGCGCTCCACGGCCTGCTCAATGGCCTGCATGTCGGCTGAGACCTGCGGAGTGACGGCCGGGTCTGCTCCAGCCTGTCCGGAAGTTTCGACAGGTTTAGCCTGGCCCGACATCTCTGTCTGCTCCGACTGCTTCATAGATACCGCACCGGCCTGGACCATGTATTCGGCTGCGGGCACGATCCATTCGCCGGCATGGCCTTCGCCGGCCTTGAGCGCCACGCGCAGGTCCATGCCACGCGCGCGGACCGCTGGGGGAATCTCGAAGGAAAACTCACCCTGGTTGTTGGTCCTGCCGCTTACGAGCAGCTCGCCCGTGGCTGCGTCCATCACCTCGATGAGGCCGCTATGAACCTTGTTGTTCCGACTGAACTGGCTGGTGGTGCGCACCGTGTCGCCGTCGACCCAGGCGAAGACCGTGACCCGATGTGCCAGAGTCGGACACGGCAGAACAAGCGTGGCGAGGAGGATCAGGCAGGCCAGTTTGGATGCAATGCGAATCAGCGTGCTCATGCTGCCCCCGGAAGATCGTCTTGTTGCGGACATTCCCAAGTAGCAAATAAATAAAAAGAGTGCCACTGGTTTAAGCTCGACGGAGTACAGGTGAAGGAACTGGAGAAAGGCTTCCGCGTTCGTCTTCGCTTGAGGGTGCAGTCTCTGAGTTATTCATGCGACGGAGCACCCGTTGCACCTGGAAAGCCTGGGGAGTTCCCGAATCGGCGTACCCACTTCCGTTGCGGAAGCTGCCGTGGCAATTCAGCGAGCTGTTCAGGGGCGACACCAGATTGTGGTGGAAGCAGGCGTGGTTTGTAGGATAGAAGGGCGACCATGGATCCGGTAACCCACCTCGCAAGCGGAATATTGGCTGGTCAGGCTGTTCGGGATGGCTTCCTGCCCTGGAAGCGCATCATACCTTTTTGCATGCTCGCGGCCTGGATTCCCGACATCGACAATCTATTCTCGCTGCTTGGGCCTGGGCCGTACCTGCTCTACCACCGGGGCATCACGCACTCTTTCGTCGGCGGACTGGCCGTGGCCTTGCTGCTGGCGCTCGCGGCCAAGGCCTTCAACAGGTCGCTGGCGGCCTGGCGCGTAGCGGCCGTAGCCTACGGCTGCGTGCTCGCGCACATCTTCCTGGACCTCATCACCAATTACGGCACGCAGATTTATCTGCCGTTTACTCATGCGCGGGCCAGTTTTCCCTGCGTGTTCATCATCGATCCCTTCTTCACCTTGACGCTCCTGGCTTTCGGGACCCTGAGCTTCATGGCCAAGCCCAAGCGTCGCTTCTTCGCCGTGGTGGGGCTGGCCTGGCTGGTTATCTATCCGCTATCCAACGCCACCCTGCGCGAGAACGTGGGCAGCCTCTACGCGCGCAAGCTCGCGAGCCAGGGCGTGCCCTTCGATGGCGTGCACGTGCAGCCCGACGCCTTCAGCCCTTTGTGGTGGAAGATCATAGTGGAGCAAGGGGACACCTATCGCGTGACCTCCGTGAGCCTGCTGCCGGGCAAGGGCATGGACGGCTTCAAAACCTTTCGCAAAGCCGACCCGGCCCTGCTGGACAGCTTGGCCGCGCAGTCCGAGTTCGTGGACATCTACCGCTGGTTTTCCCGCTTCCTGGCCATGGAGGAGCAGGCCACGGAGCATGGCCGACTGGTGATCTTCCGCGACCTGCGTTTCCTGGTCATGACCCCGGCCGTGCAAGGGCTCATGGGCAACGGCGAGGCGCCTTTCGTCCTGCAGGTAGAGTTGGACGGCCAGGGCAGGCTAATGCGCGCGGTGTTCCTGCAACGCGGCGAGACAGTGGTCTTCCAGGCCGCCAACTGACCGAAGTCGGACCACGCGCATGCACTGGTTTCCCGCATCGCTGACGGTCGCGTTCCTGGCGGCATCCGAGGCTGCGCTGCTCAAGAAGTTCTTTGGCCGCGAGCGGCCCTTGCAGATGGCCGCTTTGCCCATGCTCTATATCCTGCCCGTGTTCCTGCCCCTGCTGGCCTTCATGCTCGCCTCGGGGCGAAGCCTGGCAGCTCCCGCCGAATTTTGGTGGATCACGGCCGCGCTCGTTCCGCTGAATTCCCTGGGCCTGCTGCTCCAGTTCGCGGCAGTGAACCTGTCCCCCTTGTCCCTGACCATGCCGCTTCTGTCATTCACGCCGGCATTCGTGGTGCTCGTAGGCTATGCCTGGCTCAACGAGACGGTCAGCCCGGCGGGCATGGCCGGCATCATGGCCATCGTGGCCGGCAGCTACGTGCTCAACCTGGGCAGTTTCCGTCGCAACGACGTGCTTGCGCCCTTCAAGGCCCTGTTCCGCGAGCCCGGCTCGCGCATGATGCTTTGGGCCTCGCTGATCTATGCTCTGTGCGCGGTCATGGGCAAGCGCCAGGTGCAGCTCATGGACCCGTTTTTCTCCGCCGTGGTCTTCTGGTGTCTGGCCGCGCCGTTTATCCTGCTGACTTTGCGCCTGACCGGACACATCCGCATCCGGCCCATGCTGCGCCGTCCCACCTTGGGCCTGGCCGTGGGCCTGGCCATGTCCGCCCATTTCCTGCTGCACATGTATGCCGTGGCCCTGATCCAGACAGCCTACATGATTTCCATCAAGCGCCTGAGCGGGTTGTTCAGCGTGCTGCTGGGCATGGCCATGTTCGGCGAGCGCAAGGTTGGCCCGCAGTTGGCCGGCTCCCTGCTCATGTTCCTGGGCGTGCTTGGCTTGACCTTGGGCGGTTAGAGCATTTTGCTTTTGAAAATGCTCTGCAAGCCGTGCGTCGGCATGGCTTGCCGCCACGCGTAGGCGCAGGCGCAATTCACTTGCGCCGTTAACGCCGGAGCGGGCGTCTTAAAGGCAATCTGCTTTAGGGCCTGTTAACGCTATATAATAACTACTGCTATTATAGCGCGTTACGTTTGAAGCAATTTCCCTGGGCCCTTATCTTCATTCATAAACTGCTTTAGTGTGAACAGGCCCTAGAGCATTTTGCTTTTGAAAATGCTCTGCAAGCCATGCGTCGGCATGGCTTGCCGCCGCGTAGGCGTAGGCGCAATTCACTTGCGCCGTCAACGCCGGAGCGGGCGTCTTAAAAGCAATCTGCTTTAGACGCGTTTCGTGCCGACTCTCCTTGCCCTGGCCATGCCGAGTTGCTAGGCTTGCCCCATTCGTGACCCGCCGGCCTTCATTCCCGAGGCCCGCGTCATCTCCAGAGCAGGGGGGCTTGCATGAAGCGCAGGGATTTCCTCAAATATCAGTTGCATGGTGCGCTCTGGCTGGCGGCTGGGGCATCTGGCCTGGTGAGCGCCGAGTCGTTGTTCGCGGAGGCCGCGCCCGACGTGGCCGTGGTCAAGGGCGCTCCCGGAGCGGCCACGCGTGCGGCGGTCGAGTTGCTCGGGGGCATGAAGGCCTTCGTCAAGCCCGGCCAGCGCGTGGTCATCAAGCCCAACATGAGCTTCCCTCACCCGGTGGAGCGCGGCTCCAACACCCACCCCGAGGTTGTCACGGCTTTGGCGGCCATGTGTAAGGAGGCCGGGGCCTCGCGCGTGCTTGTCCTGGATCATCCGCTGTCCAGCGCCGAGCGTTGCCTGGAGCAGTCCGGCATCCGCGAGGCCTGCCAGGCAATCGAAGAGGACATGGTGCACGCCTTCACCAGCCCGAGTTTTTACCGCGAGGCGGACATCCCCAAGGGCGAGGACATGAAGCGCAACCAGGTCATGCGCGACGTGCTGGAGGCCGACGTGCTCATCGCAGCGCCCACGGCCAAATCCCATTCCAGTGCGGGCGTCAGCCTGTCGCTCAAGGGCATGATGGGGCTCATCCTCGATCGCGGTGTCATGCACGGACGCCATGAGCTGGACGAGGCTATCGTTGACTTGGCCAGCCTGCTCAAGGCCGATCTGACGGTGATCGACTCGAGCTACGTGCTCACCACGGGCGGACCCTCCGGGCCTGGCAAGGTGATCAAGGCGGACACGGTCATCGCTTCGCGCGACATGGTCGCGGCCGACGCAACCTGCGTGGCGTCCTTCGAGTGGTACGGCCGCACGTTCAAGCCTCAGCAGGTCAACCACATCCGCCGGGCCGCCGAGCGCGGCCTGGGCCGTTTGGATATCGAAAACCTGCACACGCGGACCTTGACCCTCTAGCCGGAGCGCCTACCGTTCAGCCATGCAAACTCGTCGAGCTCCAGGGCGTTCCGGTCCGGCGCGCCTTCGTAATAAACGTCTGCGTCTGCCGCGCCCACGCGCGCAACGCCTCGTACAGGCCCTGAGCCTGACGCTCTTCCTGGGTCTGCTGGCCGCAGCCTTCGCCAACCTGGCCTCGCCCGTGGCGGAGAATCTATTTTTGCGTCTGGATCCGCTGGTGGCTTTGGGCACGGCCCTGAGCGCACGGGACTTCCCGGCCGGCATCGTGCCCGGACTGCTCGTGCTGGCCCTGGCCCCGCTGCTGGGTCGGCTGTTCTGCGGCTGGGTCTGCCCCATGGGCGCCACCGTGGACTGCGC
Above is a genomic segment from Desulfocurvibacter africanus subsp. africanus DSM 2603 containing:
- the cbiQ gene encoding cobalt ECF transporter T component CbiQ, with the translated sequence MISEPLTAHGGLLSRLDPRMRLAAAIGFSVTAAVLTHIPAALAALACGLLLLALSGLSLPPVLKRLLLVNGFVAFLWLFLPFSTPGEPIWSLGPLAATRQGLAMALLVTLKANAILLAFMALASAMGVPAVSRALSGLGLPRNLAQLVAFSYRYLFVLGEEYHRLRTAAAVRGFRPRTDLHTYRTYAHLLGMVLVRSLDRSERVYQAMLCRGFDGVFRGLDSPRPGQADAAFGLLALVAVTTMLYMDLA
- a CDS encoding metal-dependent hydrolase, with translation MDPVTHLASGILAGQAVRDGFLPWKRIIPFCMLAAWIPDIDNLFSLLGPGPYLLYHRGITHSFVGGLAVALLLALAAKAFNRSLAAWRVAAVAYGCVLAHIFLDLITNYGTQIYLPFTHARASFPCVFIIDPFFTLTLLAFGTLSFMAKPKRRFFAVVGLAWLVIYPLSNATLRENVGSLYARKLASQGVPFDGVHVQPDAFSPLWWKIIVEQGDTYRVTSVSLLPGKGMDGFKTFRKADPALLDSLAAQSEFVDIYRWFSRFLAMEEQATEHGRLVIFRDLRFLVMTPAVQGLMGNGEAPFVLQVELDGQGRLMRAVFLQRGETVVFQAAN
- a CDS encoding DMT family transporter; amino-acid sequence: MHWFPASLTVAFLAASEAALLKKFFGRERPLQMAALPMLYILPVFLPLLAFMLASGRSLAAPAEFWWITAALVPLNSLGLLLQFAAVNLSPLSLTMPLLSFTPAFVVLVGYAWLNETVSPAGMAGIMAIVAGSYVLNLGSFRRNDVLAPFKALFREPGSRMMLWASLIYALCAVMGKRQVQLMDPFFSAVVFWCLAAPFILLTLRLTGHIRIRPMLRRPTLGLAVGLAMSAHFLLHMYAVALIQTAYMISIKRLSGLFSVLLGMAMFGERKVGPQLAGSLLMFLGVLGLTLGG
- a CDS encoding DUF362 domain-containing protein, coding for MKRRDFLKYQLHGALWLAAGASGLVSAESLFAEAAPDVAVVKGAPGAATRAAVELLGGMKAFVKPGQRVVIKPNMSFPHPVERGSNTHPEVVTALAAMCKEAGASRVLVLDHPLSSAERCLEQSGIREACQAIEEDMVHAFTSPSFYREADIPKGEDMKRNQVMRDVLEADVLIAAPTAKSHSSAGVSLSLKGMMGLILDRGVMHGRHELDEAIVDLASLLKADLTVIDSSYVLTTGGPSGPGKVIKADTVIASRDMVAADATCVASFEWYGRTFKPQQVNHIRRAAERGLGRLDIENLHTRTLTL